The following are encoded together in the Planctomycetota bacterium genome:
- a CDS encoding FecR family protein yields MKINPAGGTLSVAMALWIAVAVPFAWADDMTKPVALVQDDVKTDAVALQAIFMDVTGKVRWRASETAPWTDAKVNDILDAGAEIRTGLKSQATMRVGKNATILVDSGTTCKLPVMVQDGQTLRTLASVKSGRADFKVDHVGFANDFKVVTPQTTLSVRGTGFSVSSGPLKGVDISGARTNTMNAVEVKYVAANLPYFVSGQGKTSSENGKRDPVQNAWVSTVGPPAIAGTMVSQSDVQQQVAQGSAGVNPSSNTQQIQQTQAGEASEDAIDTAIVLSSVNGGGGESSNVYLRFQNDARDTKDHTGETLQKNLQNEALSNAQLASFNQNFATYENGQWESSLTNLHTLWDGQASGGFTPGGSGGVNLQLMNMQSMAASDLLQSSTNLEAMSFDSSHYFVNEIGDSSNQSNLTNVAFQDGALLNGSGESLLTLQQRWREDGALLQQAGGLNAGVQTAFGQVSASYAKLLNAEQALNGLGASGAVAQGYAASLNSDLNRMNKFLADLKALVGKSTSTQSQDAIAGVSSLASVAAGNVANGLMATKNALDNYKNASSRGTQAMFLAEAARYRDAVAISIQSIAYLTQASESGGAEGIAVLAAKMQNNFNDANGQFSYKSFQDYAQTHVDHVGLQSGQIQNLAGLAQQSANDAENELATGSANYMAINAQLATMLTQVNLMESKNGVADAQGNFAVGTLGNFQAQSVTDMNSSNAFKASFDQLFADGASQSGLNHDLSQLQILNDLYQGSNSIPNQAEDVYSQIAGHYDNVLTANASINGLTANYNSKLQDAESKSAQSQQSYLQNFADSKAGATRYLNDFKTIVGANNTEIAKNALAAVTQLVDEHNTYVDNAAAAVAGAINASQHARSRGDMVYYNAVAQRMEKAASIQMAADASRLSILTNGSVIRENYNQANSDYHSLDSGKSTDAMPGGGASGGSGAGGSGSTSGSSNGAN; encoded by the coding sequence ATGAAAATCAATCCTGCTGGCGGAACTCTTTCTGTGGCGATGGCGCTCTGGATTGCGGTGGCGGTTCCGTTTGCCTGGGCCGATGACATGACCAAGCCGGTTGCGCTCGTCCAAGATGACGTGAAGACCGACGCGGTTGCGTTGCAGGCGATTTTCATGGATGTAACGGGCAAGGTTCGTTGGCGCGCTTCGGAAACTGCTCCTTGGACTGATGCCAAGGTGAATGACATTCTGGATGCCGGCGCCGAGATTCGAACCGGTTTGAAGAGTCAGGCCACCATGCGGGTTGGAAAAAACGCGACCATTCTTGTCGATTCGGGGACCACTTGCAAATTGCCGGTCATGGTGCAGGACGGACAGACGCTGCGCACGCTGGCATCGGTGAAGAGCGGCCGCGCGGACTTCAAGGTCGACCATGTTGGTTTTGCGAACGATTTCAAGGTGGTGACCCCGCAGACCACCCTGTCGGTTCGTGGAACGGGATTCAGCGTTTCCAGCGGCCCGCTCAAGGGCGTGGACATTTCAGGCGCGCGCACCAACACCATGAATGCCGTCGAGGTGAAGTACGTCGCCGCGAATCTTCCCTACTTTGTCTCCGGCCAAGGCAAGACTTCTTCGGAGAATGGCAAGCGTGATCCGGTCCAGAACGCCTGGGTGAGCACGGTCGGTCCGCCCGCCATCGCGGGAACCATGGTGAGCCAATCCGATGTTCAGCAGCAGGTGGCCCAGGGATCGGCCGGAGTCAATCCGAGCTCGAACACCCAGCAGATCCAGCAGACGCAGGCGGGCGAGGCGAGCGAGGATGCCATTGACACGGCGATCGTCCTGTCTTCCGTCAATGGCGGCGGCGGCGAATCCAGCAACGTCTATCTGCGTTTCCAGAACGATGCCCGCGACACCAAGGACCATACCGGCGAGACGCTGCAGAAGAACCTGCAAAATGAGGCTCTCAGCAACGCGCAACTCGCGTCCTTCAACCAGAACTTCGCGACGTACGAGAATGGCCAGTGGGAAAGTTCGTTGACCAACCTGCACACCCTGTGGGATGGACAGGCCAGCGGCGGATTCACTCCAGGCGGATCCGGCGGCGTCAATCTGCAATTGATGAACATGCAGAGCATGGCCGCAAGCGACTTGCTCCAGTCAAGCACCAACTTGGAAGCAATGAGCTTCGACTCGAGCCACTACTTCGTCAATGAAATCGGCGATTCTTCGAATCAGTCGAATCTCACCAATGTCGCCTTCCAGGACGGCGCGCTGTTGAACGGATCGGGAGAAAGTCTCCTCACCTTGCAGCAGCGGTGGCGCGAAGACGGCGCTCTGCTTCAACAGGCCGGTGGCTTGAATGCGGGCGTCCAGACGGCGTTCGGACAGGTCAGCGCTTCCTACGCGAAGTTGCTCAATGCCGAGCAGGCCTTGAACGGACTCGGCGCCAGCGGCGCCGTGGCCCAGGGGTACGCGGCTTCGCTGAACTCCGATCTCAACCGCATGAACAAATTCCTTGCGGACCTGAAGGCCCTCGTCGGCAAGTCGACGAGCACCCAGTCCCAGGACGCCATCGCCGGTGTTTCGTCGCTGGCTTCGGTGGCCGCTGGAAACGTCGCCAACGGTTTGATGGCGACCAAGAATGCGCTGGACAACTACAAGAACGCCAGTTCCCGTGGAACGCAGGCCATGTTCCTGGCCGAGGCCGCGCGCTACCGCGACGCGGTGGCGATCAGCATCCAGTCGATCGCTTATCTCACGCAGGCCAGCGAGTCGGGCGGCGCGGAAGGCATCGCCGTGCTGGCCGCCAAGATGCAGAACAATTTCAACGATGCCAACGGGCAGTTCTCCTACAAGAGTTTCCAGGACTACGCCCAGACCCATGTTGACCATGTGGGACTCCAGTCCGGCCAGATCCAGAACCTTGCCGGCTTGGCGCAGCAATCCGCGAACGACGCCGAGAACGAACTGGCCACCGGGAGCGCCAATTACATGGCCATCAACGCTCAGCTCGCCACCATGCTGACGCAGGTGAATTTGATGGAAAGCAAGAACGGCGTCGCCGATGCCCAGGGCAACTTCGCGGTTGGAACGCTTGGAAACTTCCAGGCCCAGAGCGTCACGGACATGAACAGCTCGAACGCCTTCAAGGCGTCGTTTGATCAGTTGTTCGCCGACGGGGCCTCGCAGAGCGGGCTCAACCACGACCTGAGCCAGCTCCAGATTCTGAACGACCTCTACCAGGGATCCAACTCGATTCCAAACCAGGCGGAAGACGTGTACAGCCAGATCGCGGGGCACTACGACAACGTGCTGACCGCAAACGCCAGCATCAACGGGTTGACCGCCAACTACAACAGCAAGCTTCAGGACGCAGAGTCCAAGTCCGCGCAATCCCAGCAGTCGTACCTGCAGAATTTCGCGGATTCGAAAGCCGGCGCCACCCGCTATCTGAACGATTTCAAGACCATCGTTGGCGCCAACAACACGGAGATCGCGAAGAACGCCTTGGCGGCCGTCACGCAGCTTGTTGACGAGCACAACACCTACGTCGACAACGCCGCAGCAGCCGTGGCCGGAGCGATCAACGCCTCCCAGCACGCCCGATCACGCGGTGACATGGTGTACTACAACGCCGTGGCTCAGCGGATGGAGAAGGCCGCTTCCATCCAGATGGCGGCGGACGCCTCGCGGTTGTCCATCCTGACCAATGGAAGCGTGATTCGCGAGAACTACAACCAGGCGAACAGCGACTATCACTCGCTCGACAGCGGCAAGTCCACGGACGCGATGCCGGGCGGCGGAGCCTCGGGTGGATCGGGTGCCGGCGGCAGCGGATCGACCAGCGGCTCATCCAACGGCGCGAACTGA
- a CDS encoding adenylate/guanylate cyclase domain-containing protein: protein MNASGLFRWLEDGTIDLRFRYGRWQPEKLGDQLALVAIDDASLDTIGRWPWQRAWLAQAAEEISRAGAKTMAFDILFIEPEEGTTGDEALAAAMARTPTVFAMSVREDKVLDPMWETPAGEVQLAALAKAVSLGIDHDMKVVIEEAGLKEPYRSKVLERPAAFKGLAAWLTLEQLRKEGKLPGSFEEFVAKMLGGGERAARMGDFGERKLLERVWLRGESWRAIQGKILSDAASKGTPLDLPPIPMISKVGSAAGVVNAEPDPFDGKLRRVAPFFPTDYGRAPQFGLIAGLVFQGRTVQDAKVEEQVLRIGSSTIPLRSGKVLLDWPTQLLSGYGNTDGRNATVSIGRLIEQFRARQKIAEQDARLQGLGGDIATGLLGQTAEWFAAASKDGRLRNEIQDLWKNDYAEHAADADLPPDQKQAVASLQEWMALDKAVGDGRAMLVAGDLQLRDALGGKLVFIGFTATGVMADMINTIFGARTPGIFGHIVMADMVLNGRSLEFAPAWVAPIAILLLGLVSTLTAARFGAGVGAVVVFLVLSTYIVLPGVVGFDRWEWICPLAAPVASGFGGWIATTVAVAVITQREKQRVTRQFRARVSPQLVDMLAKNPDALSMSGVERESTILFGDLAGFTTISETLGGPAVVHTLNLYMGAMTKELTARRAYVNKFLGDGILAFWSAFAEEPEQGRLAVEAALACQKVVKEIGQQPDRQGLPTISLRLGMATGKVVIGDCGAPPDLNDYTMIGDSANLAARLESANKQFGSAILIDGRTAELAKESGLALLSLGKVVVVGQSVPIQLYEVCLEEHPEERMAQTEAMVKLFGEGKFEECRKSLADIEKSIPGSKKLVHAFLDAIDNPEDLRDGVLRLRAK, encoded by the coding sequence TTGAACGCGTCCGGTCTCTTTCGCTGGCTCGAAGACGGGACAATCGATCTTCGTTTTCGCTATGGACGTTGGCAGCCGGAGAAACTGGGTGACCAGTTGGCCCTGGTGGCCATCGACGATGCCAGCCTGGACACCATCGGTCGTTGGCCCTGGCAGCGAGCCTGGCTTGCCCAGGCGGCGGAAGAAATTTCGCGGGCGGGTGCCAAGACCATGGCGTTCGACATTCTGTTCATCGAACCGGAGGAGGGCACCACGGGTGATGAGGCTTTGGCGGCAGCCATGGCCAGAACCCCGACCGTTTTCGCGATGAGCGTGCGCGAGGACAAAGTGCTCGATCCCATGTGGGAAACCCCCGCGGGAGAGGTCCAGCTCGCGGCGCTCGCCAAAGCCGTCTCCCTGGGGATCGACCACGACATGAAGGTCGTCATCGAGGAGGCAGGTCTGAAGGAACCCTACAGGTCCAAGGTGCTCGAGCGGCCCGCGGCCTTCAAGGGCCTGGCGGCCTGGCTCACGCTTGAGCAATTGCGCAAAGAGGGCAAGCTGCCCGGTTCGTTCGAAGAGTTCGTGGCCAAGATGCTGGGCGGGGGCGAACGCGCCGCGCGGATGGGGGATTTCGGCGAGCGCAAGCTCCTGGAGCGCGTCTGGCTGCGCGGCGAGAGCTGGCGGGCAATCCAGGGGAAAATTCTGAGTGATGCCGCCTCCAAGGGAACTCCCCTCGACTTGCCGCCCATTCCAATGATTTCCAAGGTCGGCAGTGCCGCGGGCGTGGTCAACGCCGAGCCCGATCCCTTCGACGGGAAATTGCGCAGGGTCGCCCCGTTCTTTCCGACCGATTACGGTCGAGCCCCGCAGTTTGGATTGATCGCGGGACTGGTCTTTCAGGGCAGGACGGTTCAGGACGCCAAAGTGGAGGAGCAGGTGCTCCGCATCGGCTCATCGACCATTCCCCTTCGAAGCGGAAAAGTGCTCCTGGATTGGCCGACCCAACTGCTTTCCGGCTACGGCAACACCGACGGGCGGAACGCCACCGTCAGCATCGGCCGACTGATCGAGCAGTTCCGCGCCCGGCAAAAAATCGCAGAGCAGGACGCCCGCCTGCAGGGATTGGGGGGGGACATTGCGACGGGATTGCTGGGTCAGACCGCGGAGTGGTTCGCGGCCGCATCCAAGGACGGCCGGTTGAGGAACGAGATCCAGGATCTCTGGAAGAACGACTACGCCGAGCACGCTGCGGATGCCGATTTGCCGCCCGATCAAAAGCAGGCCGTCGCCTCGCTGCAGGAATGGATGGCCCTGGACAAGGCCGTGGGCGACGGTCGCGCGATGCTTGTGGCCGGGGATCTTCAACTCCGCGACGCGCTGGGCGGGAAGCTTGTATTCATCGGGTTCACGGCGACCGGCGTGATGGCGGACATGATCAACACCATATTCGGGGCGCGCACGCCGGGCATCTTCGGCCACATCGTCATGGCGGACATGGTGCTCAACGGGCGCTCGCTCGAATTCGCCCCGGCTTGGGTCGCGCCCATCGCCATCCTGCTGCTTGGCCTGGTCTCCACGCTGACCGCGGCCCGTTTCGGCGCCGGCGTCGGAGCGGTGGTCGTGTTCCTGGTTCTGTCGACGTACATCGTGCTGCCGGGCGTGGTCGGATTCGACCGGTGGGAATGGATTTGCCCGCTCGCCGCCCCGGTGGCCAGCGGATTTGGCGGATGGATCGCCACCACGGTCGCGGTGGCGGTCATCACCCAGCGGGAAAAGCAGCGCGTCACACGGCAGTTCCGCGCCCGCGTCTCGCCGCAGCTGGTGGACATGCTGGCGAAAAATCCGGACGCACTCTCCATGAGCGGCGTCGAGCGCGAGTCCACCATCCTTTTCGGTGACCTGGCCGGGTTCACGACCATCAGCGAGACTCTGGGCGGGCCTGCGGTGGTGCACACGCTCAATCTGTACATGGGAGCGATGACCAAGGAACTGACGGCTCGTCGCGCCTATGTGAACAAGTTTCTCGGAGACGGCATTCTGGCGTTCTGGAGCGCGTTTGCGGAGGAGCCGGAGCAGGGAAGGCTCGCGGTGGAGGCGGCGCTGGCGTGCCAGAAGGTCGTCAAGGAGATCGGCCAGCAGCCGGATCGCCAAGGGCTGCCGACGATTTCGCTTCGACTTGGGATGGCCACCGGCAAGGTGGTCATCGGCGATTGCGGGGCGCCTCCCGATCTGAACGACTACACCATGATCGGGGACTCGGCGAATCTGGCCGCCCGCCTCGAAAGCGCCAACAAGCAATTCGGCAGCGCCATCCTGATCGACGGAAGGACCGCAGAGCTGGCCAAGGAATCCGGTCTGGCCCTGCTGTCCCTAGGCAAGGTCGTCGTGGTGGGGCAGAGCGTTCCCATCCAGCTCTACGAAGTGTGCCTCGAGGAACATCCGGAGGAGCGCATGGCGCAAACCGAGGCCATGGTCAAATTGTTCGGCGAGGGGAAATTCGAGGAATGCCGCAAGAGCCTGGCCGACATTGAGAAGAGCATTCCCGGATCCAAGAAGCTGGTGCACGCCTTCCTCGATGCGATCGACAATCCCGAGGATCTCCGGGACGGCGTGCTGCGCTTGCGGGCCAAGTAA
- a CDS encoding SpoIIE family protein phosphatase produces the protein MQTPIDPIEQHELRNVSLEVIAKLLLVSRRLAGTSELADVLSTVIDALRDLLNAERATVFEYDPKNNQLFTQVAHGIDQAGPGIIRIPANRGIAGAAAQELKLVHIPDAYKDPRFNQEIDKVTGFRTRNILAIPLIDHEGGLVGVAQVLNSRHGSFTEQDQEIALGLSAQAAVAIRRGRLMEDRVARERMERDLQAARSIQQSSFPSALPPMKDWQVAASGIPAEQCGGDAFDVIPLVQKTIVEPSESPDEVVLLVADATGHGIGSALSAMQVRGMLRIGLRLKQGVRRIAEEANRQLCQDLPMGRFVTAWYARISLHNGVVESYAAGQGPIIHYRRREDDFITLPTDNAPLGVMIDDTSSETTVITMHVGDILIALTDGYYESEGPNGEQYQQKPVEDLVRKHRDRTPEEILQLINESLMDWTSAAPAADDRTAIVLKRIAK, from the coding sequence ATGCAGACCCCCATCGACCCCATCGAGCAACATGAACTTCGCAATGTCTCCCTGGAGGTCATCGCCAAGTTGCTGCTGGTTTCGCGGCGTCTGGCGGGAACCAGCGAGCTGGCCGATGTGCTCTCGACGGTGATCGACGCCCTGCGGGACCTTCTCAACGCCGAGCGCGCCACCGTCTTTGAGTACGACCCCAAAAACAACCAACTCTTCACCCAGGTCGCTCACGGCATCGACCAGGCGGGCCCCGGCATCATCCGGATTCCGGCCAACCGCGGCATCGCCGGGGCCGCCGCGCAGGAACTGAAACTCGTTCACATTCCCGATGCCTACAAGGACCCCCGCTTCAACCAGGAGATCGACAAGGTCACCGGGTTCCGTACGCGCAACATTCTCGCCATTCCACTGATCGATCACGAAGGCGGACTCGTCGGGGTGGCCCAGGTCCTCAACAGCCGGCATGGCTCGTTCACGGAGCAGGACCAGGAAATCGCGCTGGGACTTTCCGCCCAGGCGGCGGTGGCCATCCGCCGCGGCCGCCTCATGGAAGACCGTGTCGCCCGCGAGCGCATGGAGCGGGATTTGCAGGCCGCCCGCTCCATTCAACAAAGTTCATTCCCCAGCGCGCTGCCGCCCATGAAGGATTGGCAGGTCGCCGCTTCGGGCATTCCCGCCGAGCAATGCGGAGGCGATGCGTTCGACGTCATTCCCCTCGTCCAAAAGACGATCGTGGAGCCCAGTGAATCACCCGACGAGGTTGTGCTGCTCGTCGCGGACGCCACCGGCCACGGCATCGGATCCGCTCTGTCGGCCATGCAGGTGCGAGGCATGCTCCGCATCGGGCTCCGCCTGAAGCAGGGCGTCCGGCGCATCGCCGAGGAGGCCAACCGCCAATTGTGCCAGGACCTGCCCATGGGTCGGTTCGTCACGGCCTGGTACGCCCGCATCTCGCTTCACAACGGCGTGGTGGAAAGCTACGCCGCGGGCCAGGGCCCCATCATTCACTACCGGAGGCGCGAGGATGACTTCATCACCCTGCCCACCGACAACGCACCGCTGGGCGTGATGATCGACGACACGAGCTCAGAAACCACGGTCATCACCATGCATGTGGGCGACATCCTGATCGCCCTGACCGACGGCTACTACGAGTCCGAAGGCCCCAACGGCGAGCAATACCAGCAGAAGCCCGTGGAGGACCTTGTCCGCAAGCACCGCGACCGCACGCCCGAGGAAATCCTGCAGTTGATCAACGAATCGCTCATGGACTGGACCTCTGCGGCGCCCGCTGCGGATGACCGCACGGCGATCGTACTGAAACGCATCGCGAAGTAG
- the eno gene encoding phosphopyruvate hydratase has product MKSAIQHIHARQILDSRGFPTLECQVSLADGTCGSAAVPSGASTGENEAVELRDGDKKRYRGKGVLKAVEHVNGKIAAALKGLNALDQATIDRRMIELDGTPNKSALGANALLAVSLANAHAAAAESHQPLYRHLGGEHANTLPAPMLNILNGGKHADNTVDFQEFMIQPVGFDSFSEALRAGVEIYHALKDVLHEKHLSTAVGDEGGFAPNLKRNEDACDLIATAVQKAGYELGRHIRICLDPATSELVNEAKKLGKTGYRFFKSEPERCATSAEMIDLWSDWCGRWPIRSIEDGLGEDDWSGWRMLTQRLGGKTQLVGDDLFVTNPAFLSRGIKEHCGNAILVKVNQIGTLTETLEAVAMAQKASYRVILSHRSGETEDHTIADLAVATNCGQIKTGAPCRSDRTAKYNRLLRIAEELGSSAQYGGKSLS; this is encoded by the coding sequence ATGAAGTCAGCCATCCAGCACATCCATGCACGCCAGATTCTCGATTCCAGGGGATTTCCCACTCTGGAATGCCAGGTCTCTCTCGCGGATGGAACCTGCGGCTCGGCCGCCGTGCCTTCGGGCGCCAGCACCGGCGAGAACGAGGCCGTGGAGCTGCGCGACGGAGACAAGAAGCGCTACCGCGGCAAGGGCGTCCTCAAGGCGGTCGAGCACGTCAACGGCAAGATCGCCGCCGCGCTCAAGGGTTTGAACGCGCTGGACCAGGCGACCATCGACCGACGGATGATCGAACTCGACGGCACTCCGAACAAGTCGGCGCTCGGCGCCAACGCCTTGCTGGCGGTGAGCCTGGCCAACGCCCATGCGGCGGCGGCGGAGTCGCACCAGCCCCTCTACCGGCACCTGGGAGGCGAGCACGCGAACACACTTCCGGCGCCGATGCTCAACATCCTCAATGGCGGCAAGCATGCCGACAACACCGTGGACTTCCAGGAGTTCATGATCCAGCCGGTGGGGTTTGATTCATTCTCGGAGGCTCTTCGCGCCGGAGTGGAGATCTACCACGCGCTCAAGGACGTCCTGCATGAGAAGCACCTCTCCACCGCCGTGGGCGACGAGGGCGGCTTCGCGCCGAACCTGAAGCGCAACGAGGATGCCTGCGACCTGATCGCGACCGCGGTCCAGAAGGCCGGCTACGAACTCGGCCGCCACATCCGGATCTGCCTCGATCCCGCGACCAGCGAGCTCGTCAACGAGGCGAAGAAGCTCGGCAAGACGGGCTACCGATTCTTCAAGAGCGAGCCCGAGCGCTGCGCCACCAGCGCCGAGATGATCGACCTCTGGAGCGACTGGTGCGGGCGATGGCCGATCCGCTCGATCGAGGACGGACTCGGCGAGGACGACTGGAGCGGTTGGAGGATGTTGACCCAGCGGCTGGGCGGCAAGACCCAACTGGTGGGCGACGACCTTTTCGTCACGAACCCCGCGTTTCTCTCCCGGGGCATCAAGGAGCACTGCGGCAACGCGATCCTGGTCAAGGTCAACCAGATTGGAACCCTGACCGAGACGCTGGAGGCCGTCGCCATGGCGCAGAAAGCCTCCTACCGGGTCATCCTGAGCCATCGCTCCGGCGAAACCGAGGACCACACCATCGCCGACCTTGCAGTGGCCACCAATTGCGGACAGATCAAAACGGGTGCTCCCTGCCGCAGCGACCGAACCGCCAAATACAACCGCCTGCTCCGCATCGCCGAGGAACTGGGGAGTAGCGCCCAGTACGGCGGAAAGTCCCTTTCATGA
- a CDS encoding phosphoglycerate dehydrogenase, protein MKPTVIITESLASEPAHWLAQHCQVVEGSPESHEFKGNCARAQGLAIRTATRIDQHILSRLPELKVIARAGVGLDHIDLAACKARGVRVVHTPDANTQAVVEYVLALMLDSVRPRIFLDAPVDSKHWEALRDECTGARQLDEMTVGILGLGRIGSRLARVLHAMGCTVIYHDLIEIDAARRFGARSVSVEELFADSDVLSIHVDGRESNRGFINQGRIRRMKPDATFINTSRGRVVDHAALAEFLKAHPRAKCMLDVHDPEPFLPTSPLLGLANARLAPHLASRTRTAVRNMSWVVRDLVAVLRGEEPKHEA, encoded by the coding sequence ATGAAGCCCACAGTTATTATCACCGAGTCCTTGGCAAGCGAGCCCGCGCATTGGCTGGCCCAGCACTGCCAGGTTGTCGAGGGCTCTCCAGAAAGCCATGAATTCAAGGGGAATTGCGCGCGTGCACAGGGGCTTGCCATTCGGACCGCGACCCGGATCGACCAGCACATCCTCAGCCGGTTGCCCGAGTTGAAGGTGATTGCCCGGGCCGGGGTCGGCCTGGATCACATCGACCTGGCAGCCTGCAAGGCACGCGGCGTCCGCGTGGTTCACACGCCTGACGCCAACACGCAGGCCGTGGTTGAATATGTCCTCGCCTTGATGCTGGACTCGGTTCGGCCCAGGATTTTTCTGGACGCACCGGTCGACTCGAAGCACTGGGAAGCGCTGCGTGATGAATGCACCGGCGCTCGCCAGCTCGACGAAATGACCGTGGGCATTCTGGGCCTCGGGCGAATTGGAAGCCGCTTGGCGCGCGTGCTCCATGCCATGGGCTGCACCGTGATCTACCACGACTTGATCGAGATCGATGCCGCGCGTCGATTCGGCGCCCGGTCGGTTTCTGTGGAGGAGTTGTTCGCCGACAGCGACGTGCTCTCCATCCACGTCGACGGACGGGAGAGCAACCGGGGCTTCATCAACCAGGGCCGGATCCGACGGATGAAGCCGGACGCGACGTTCATCAACACGAGTCGGGGCCGGGTCGTCGATCACGCGGCCCTGGCCGAGTTCCTCAAGGCGCATCCCCGGGCGAAGTGCATGCTGGATGTTCACGATCCCGAGCCCTTTCTTCCAACCTCGCCGCTTCTTGGGCTGGCAAACGCGCGACTGGCGCCCCATCTGGCCAGCCGAACTCGCACCGCTGTGCGGAACATGAGCTGGGTGGTTCGCGACCTGGTCGCCGTGCTGCGGGGCGAGGAGCCCAAGCACGAGGCCTGA
- a CDS encoding iron ABC transporter permease, translating into MLWPLWLVLRGAFRTVDGSSWTLWHVLEVFRDPATRGGLLNALSIACCVTLGTLLLATPLALVSARLSFPGKGLLNGLLLIPLVLPPFVGAIGLRHLLGREGALNALLGSLGLVTEGIDFTGRGGFWAIVLLETLALYPIVYLNLTAALANLDPALDEAASNLGAGAWTRFRRVTLPLVRPGVFAGAVIVLIWSFTELGTPLMFEYRNVTSVQIFDGLKDMEASRRPFALVAVMLTVALGLYLAGKMAMGGKTLAMEVKAGVRRVERRTDGRGTVACWLLMGGVIAIAGLPHVGTILASLAPPGQWYGTILPSAYTLEGWSSAMSHPLAVSSIRNSLILSIGATAAALAVGLIAARLIVRGTIRGRGWIDALVMLPLAVPGLVMAFGFIAMSLEWPFGGVMPGSLEAVVGWLPETWGTWIRSAPLRPLADLLGADPNPFPLLAVAYAVRRMPYTARSAVAGLQQTSVSLEEAAQGMGAGRFRTMRKIVVPLVAANLVAGALLAFSFSMLEVSDSLVLAQRERDFPITKAIYMLYDRLGDGETIASAMGVWAMALLAVTLLWASAMVGKKMGALFRA; encoded by the coding sequence CTGCTTTGGCCGCTGTGGTTGGTGCTGCGCGGAGCGTTCCGGACGGTGGATGGATCGTCCTGGACCCTCTGGCATGTGCTGGAAGTCTTCCGGGATCCCGCAACCCGCGGCGGATTGCTCAACGCGCTGTCAATCGCGTGCTGCGTCACGCTGGGAACGCTGCTGCTGGCGACGCCGCTGGCCCTGGTCTCCGCGCGACTCTCCTTTCCGGGAAAGGGACTTCTCAATGGATTGCTGCTGATTCCGCTGGTGCTGCCTCCGTTCGTCGGCGCGATCGGACTGCGCCATCTTCTGGGTCGTGAGGGGGCGTTGAACGCATTGCTGGGCTCGCTCGGGCTCGTCACCGAAGGCATTGACTTCACCGGGCGCGGCGGCTTCTGGGCCATTGTGCTGCTGGAGACCCTGGCGCTCTATCCGATCGTCTATCTGAACCTGACTGCGGCCCTGGCCAATCTCGACCCGGCCCTCGATGAGGCCGCGAGCAACCTTGGCGCCGGCGCCTGGACCCGGTTTCGGCGCGTCACCCTGCCGCTGGTGCGGCCCGGCGTCTTCGCCGGTGCGGTGATCGTCCTCATCTGGAGCTTCACCGAGCTGGGCACGCCGCTGATGTTCGAATATCGCAACGTCACCAGCGTGCAGATCTTCGACGGACTCAAGGACATGGAGGCGAGCCGGCGGCCATTCGCGCTGGTGGCGGTGATGCTGACGGTGGCGCTGGGGCTCTACCTCGCGGGGAAAATGGCAATGGGCGGCAAAACGCTGGCAATGGAGGTCAAGGCGGGCGTGCGCCGCGTGGAGCGAAGGACGGACGGGCGCGGAACGGTCGCGTGCTGGCTGCTCATGGGTGGAGTGATCGCGATCGCGGGGCTTCCCCACGTCGGAACCATCCTCGCCAGCCTCGCGCCTCCGGGACAGTGGTATGGAACCATCCTTCCGTCGGCGTACACGCTGGAGGGCTGGTCGAGCGCCATGTCGCATCCGCTGGCGGTCTCAAGCATTCGCAACAGCCTGATCCTTTCGATCGGCGCCACCGCGGCGGCGCTGGCGGTTGGATTGATTGCGGCACGGCTGATCGTGCGCGGCACCATCCGGGGGCGGGGCTGGATCGACGCGCTGGTCATGCTTCCGCTTGCAGTGCCCGGTCTGGTGATGGCCTTCGGATTCATCGCCATGAGCCTGGAGTGGCCCTTCGGCGGAGTCATGCCGGGGTCGCTCGAAGCCGTCGTGGGATGGCTTCCTGAGACATGGGGGACGTGGATTCGCAGCGCTCCGCTGCGGCCGCTGGCCGATTTGCTTGGGGCCGATCCCAATCCTTTCCCGCTGCTGGCCGTGGCCTATGCCGTTCGGCGCATGCCCTACACCGCACGAAGCGCCGTTGCCGGATTGCAGCAGACCAGCGTTTCGCTCGAGGAGGCGGCCCAGGGCATGGGCGCAGGGCGCTTCCGCACCATGCGCAAGATCGTGGTGCCGCTGGTGGCGGCCAACCTGGTCGCGGGCGCCTTGCTCGCCTTCAGCTTCTCCATGCTCGAAGTGAGCGACAGCCTGGTGCTGGCCCAGCGCGAGCGTGACTTCCCGATCACGAAGGCCATCTACATGCTGTACGACCGGCTGGGCGACGGAGAGACGATCGCCAGCGCGATGGGCGTCTGGGCGATGGCGCTGCTGGCGGTGACACTGCTATGGGCCAGCGCCATGGTGGGCAAGAAAATGGGCGCCTTGTTCCGGGCCTGA